A genomic region of Cotesia glomerata isolate CgM1 linkage group LG9, MPM_Cglom_v2.3, whole genome shotgun sequence contains the following coding sequences:
- the LOC123272046 gene encoding uncharacterized protein LOC123272046 isoform X2 has translation MQWRQKKKINRVIGSAHHVLLIARYQYDCPSAPPGDDDDEDSSRKPRENSTKNNPQSTHKSSHSRSSEQKNGTTENGVANRNSGGASSPSRSSQPKIIFDENEYTRITTPRQDVLFKKGYLARKKVWSGNNASTSATPSTTESQSASHSTADGSETTEDPQLLDYRENGLEELSNAEQTVQMSYGTFYDHASGYYYEYPVMVVGPPMPGPPMHNLLAAMPCEAVPLRPIEWVNPAFVPKYEQNYCLVDYQNPQVDHQLPATIDENGVAPAAAEYTNGDEPVENGNGSASWPESTAGEEPVNGDEQQLSQSLSTEDQPQDPPQEPQNYEPVIVDGSFPNEPCLETVLAQQLHVSHVGPPVPQPYMYPGHYMFGPALINVNGMTMQSGPMMRTTEMNATTAFTRRRKKKKLSKRKLRRPLGLDNSENCGQEEEEDYSSEADNNGVQASSCLNNSFVPTSSRPLNPNCKEFEFKPAKNSPPVTSNNSVASDLKQNSIDLTLNSKPTTPESNSITPTESPAIVTNIEYATEAIANESAQKNGLANGKINGNINGNEIQETEIGIEATCAEFNDIIEKLEDNSTDYSILIQDPVDSIVPNGNEDCDRLSNGTVKSGTNDSNETTPVIELLNKAKAKVKTKAKAKENLPKNNVPKNNKKYNKSTKLVREPTPGPDNNNHFEEEHPSTSELETDLETHVEGVPMGIDAIEAQLNADTSNEDSGFESQTRFSSNHPITDAVTQWLRRANSPELFVTVNCNNNNNNEDSEMEDDELDDSEPPKNLQGNPMPALSANSNANDVKSSRLASCGEFASKKGKSRSKSKKIFCNAKNYGDRQQRKKKKLLGNYSCKELTGTCEFTEKDSDAGMRVANNSRIINTDNKEVLGDDKVSLKKLGDESSPEVDAQKINVDLVKTFQQGEIVVSIDGKLLSTTICGAAVINNNIDDDDDNNNKEENCRQSVDRINSIGSIEEPDMLEFWESEKLEPFVLNNNDENDDVEKKKDDDSKSCIKVDPVSLDIVRKYYRLARGSVQSISSVEDGISDQNESKNNLGEIEGLEKNSQFKRLPIDEAIEVYESCYTGKPPSLIFNSNLYNGHFNKAYGYGRHEKPIPCRTTCCIVQ, from the exons ATGCAGTGGCgacaaaagaagaaaatcaaCCGTGTGATTGGCTCAGCCCATCACGTTCTTCTAATAGCGAGGTACCAATACG ACTGTCCATCAGCACCGCCGGGTGACGACGACGACGAGGATTCTTCACGCAAGCCCAGAGAAAAcagtacaaaaaataatccCCAAAGTACACACAAGTCGTCGCACTCCAGATCTTCGGAGCAAAAGAATGGAACAACTGAAAATGGAGTGGCTAATCGAAATTCCGGTGGTGCGTCGTCGCCTTCAAGATCATCCCAGCCAAAAATTATCTTCGACGAGAATGAGTACACGCGAATTACAACTCCTCGGCAGGATGTCCTCTTCAAGAAGGGATACCTGGCTCGCAAGAAAGTCTGGTCGGGCAACAATGCCAGCACCAGTGCAACTCCTTCGACCACTGAGAGCCAGTCGGCTTCTCACTCCACTGCTG ACGGTAGTGAGACCACCGAGGACCCCCAGTTGCTCGACTACCGTGAAAACGGCCTTGAGGAATTATCAAATGCTGAACAGACCGTCCAGATGAGCTATGGAACTTTTTACGATCATGCCAGTGGTTATTATTACGAGTACCCGGTGATGGTCGTTGGACCCCCGATGCCCGGGCCGCCTATGCATAATCTTCTGGCTGCTATGCCCTGCGAGGCGGTTCCTCTTCGGCCGATTGAGTGGGTCAATCCTGCTTTTGTGCCGAAATACGAGCAGAATTACTGTCTTGTTGATTAtcag aATCCACAAGTAGACCATCAATTGCCAGCGACGATCGATGAAAACGGAGTGGCTCCAGCTGCCGCGGAATACACTAACGGTGATGAGCCAGTAGAAAACGGAAACGGCAGTGCAAGTTGGCCCGAAAGTACTGCTGGTGAAGAGCCCGTGAACGGTGACGAGCAGCAGCTAAGCCAAAGCTTGTCAACTGAAGATCAACCTCAAGATCCTCCGCAGGAGCCGCAAAATTACGAGCCAGTGATAGTAGACGGCAGCTTCCCCAACGAACCGTGTCTGGAGACCGTCCTTGCTCAGCAATTACATGTGTCACATGTGGGACCGCCTGTACCACAACCTTACATGTACCCCGGTCACTATATGTTTGGTCCAGCGCTCATAAATGTCAACG gtATGACAATGCAGAGCGGACCAATGATGAGGACGACCGAAATGAATGCTACGACGGCATTTACCAGACGCAGAAAAAAGAAGAAACTAAGCAAGAGAAAACTAAGACGACCTCTTGGTCTG GATAACAGTGAGAATTGCGgacaagaagaagaagaagactATAGTTCAGAGGCTGACAATAATGGAGTCCAAGCTTCATCTTGTCTAAACAACAGTTTTGTTCCTACTAGCAGTCGTCCATTGAACCCAAATTGTAAAGAGTTTGAGTTTAAGCCTGCAAAAAATAGCCCACCAGTAACATCCAATAATTCGGTAGCTTCcgatttaaaacaaaattcaatagatCTGACATTAAATAGCAAGCCAACAACTCCAGAAAGCAATTCAATTACACCAACTGAGTCACCGGCAATTGTAACAAACATCGAGTACGCAACGGAGGCTATTGCTAATGAATCAGCCCAAAAAAACGGCCTCGCTAATGGTAAAATAAATGGTAATATTAATGGTAATGAAATTCAAGAAACAGAGATTGGAATTGAAGCTACTTGTGCTGAATTCAATGATATTATTGAGAAGCTTGAGGATAATTCCACGGATTATAGTATACTGATTCAAGATCCGGTGGATTCGATTGTGCCAAACGGAAATGAAGACTGTGACCGACTGTCGAACGGTACTGTTAAGTCAGGAACAAATGACTCAAATGAAACGACGCCTGTGATCGAGCTACTCAATAAAGCTAAAGCTAAAGTTAAAACTAAAGCTAAAGCTAAAGAAAATTTACCGAAAAACAACGtgcctaaaaataataagaagtATAACAAAAGTACAAAATTGGTCCGCGAGCCGACCCCCGGCccagataataataatcacttTGAAGAAGAGCACCCTAGCACCTCCGAATTGGAAACTGACCTCGAAACTCACGTTGAGGGGGTCCCCATGGGGATCGATGCGATTGAAGCTCAACTTAATGCTGATACCTCCAACGAGGATTCGGGATTTGAAAGTCAAACTAGGTTCTCCAGCAACCACCCGATTACTGACGCAGTTACTCAGTGGCTGAGACGCGCCAACTCGCCTGAATTATTTGTTACggtaaattgtaataataataataataatgaagacAGCGAGATGGAGGACGACGAGTTGGATGACAGCGAGCCGCCAAAAAACTTGCAGGGCAACCCCATGCCTGCACTATCTGCTAATAGCAACGCGAACGACGTTAAGTCGTCGCGTTTGGCTAGCTGCGGCGAATTCGCAAGCAAGAAGGGAAAATCTAGGAGTAAGAGCAAGAAGATATTTTGTAATGCCAAAAATTATGGAGATCGTCAACAGcggaagaaaaaaaagcttCTAGGTAATTATTCTTGCAAAGAATTAACTGGTACTTGCGAATTCACGGAGAAGGATAGCGATGCGGGTATGAGGGTTGCCAATAACTCTCGGATAATTAATACGGATAATAAGGAAGTTTTAGGTGATGATAAAGTGAGTCTTAAAAAGCTAGGTGATGAATCTAGTCCTGAGGTTGATGCTCAGAAGATCAATGTTGATTTAGTAAAGACTTTTCAACAGGGAGAGATTGTTGTGTCTATTGATGGTAAATTATTGTCCACTACTATTTGTGGTGCTgctgtaattaataataatattgatgatgatgatgataataataataaagaagaaaattgcAGACAATCGGTCGATAGAATTAATTCTATTGGGAGTATTGAGGAACCGGATATGCTCGAATTCTGGGAGTCGGAAAAATTAGAACCGTTTgttcttaataataatgatgaaaatGATGATGTTGAGAAGAAAAAAGATGATGATAGCAAGTCTTGCATTAAAGTCGATCCAGTAAGCTTAGATATTGTTAGAAAGTATTATAGACTAGCACGAGGAAGTGTTCAGAGTATCTCCAGCGTCGAGGATGGCATCAGTGATCAAAATGAATCTAAGAATAATTTGGGGGAAATTGagggacttgaaaaaaattcacaatttaAAAGACTACCCATTGACGAAGCTATTGAGGTTTATGAAAGCTGCTACACTGGTAAGCCACCTTCGTTGATTTTCAACTCGAATTTATACAATGGTCATTTTAATAAGGCTTACGGGTATGGCCGACACGAAAAACCGATTCCATGCAGGACTACTTGTTGTATTGTTCAATAA
- the LOC123272046 gene encoding uncharacterized protein LOC123272046 isoform X4 produces MQWRQKKKINRVIGSAHHVLLIARYQYDCPSAPPGDDDDEDSSRKPRENSTKNNPQSTHKSSHSRSSEQKNGTTENGVANRNSGGASSPSRSSQPKIIFDENEYTRITTPRQDVLFKKGYLARKKVWSGNNASTSATPSTTESQSASHSTADLLTPADGSETTEDPQLLDYRENGLEELSNAEQTVQMSYGTFYDHASGYYYEYPVMVVGPPMPGPPMHNLLAAMPCEAVPLRPIEWVNPAFVPKYEQNYCLVDYQNPQVDHQLPATIDENGVAPAAAEYTNGDEPVENGNGSASWPESTAGEEPVNGDEQQLSQSLSTEDQPQDPPQEPQNYEPVIVDGSFPNEPCLETVLAQQLHVSHVGPPVPQPYMYPGHYMFGPALINVNGMTMQSGPMMRTTEMNATTAFTRRRKKKKLSKRKLRRPLGLDNSENCGQEEEEDYSSEADNNGVQASSCLNNSFVPTSSRPLNPNCKEFEFKPAKNSPPVTSNNSVASDLKQNSIDLTLNSKPTTPESNSITPTESPAIVTNIEYATEAIANESAQKNGLANGKINGNINGNEIQETEIGIEATCAEFNDIIEKLEDNSTDYSILIQDPVDSIVPNGNEDCDRLSNGTVKSGTNDSNETTPVIELLNKAKAKVKTKAKAKENLPKNNVPKNNKKYNKSTKLVREPTPGPDNNNHFEEEHPSTSELETDLETHVEGVPMGIDAIEAQLNADTSNEDSGFESQTRFSSNHPITDAVTQWLRRANSPELFVTVNCNNNNNNEDSEMEDDELDDSEPPKNLQGNPMPALSANSNANDVKSSRLASCGEFASKKGKSRSKSKKIFCNAKNYGDRQQRKKKKLLGNYSCKELTGTCEFTEKDSDAGMRVANNSRIINTDNKEVLGDESSPEVDAQKINVDLVKTFQQGEIVVSIDGKLLSTTICGAAVINNNIDDDDDNNNKEENCRQSVDRINSIGSIEEPDMLEFWESEKLEPFVLNNNDENDDVEKKKDDDSKSCIKVDPVSLDIVRKYYRLARGSVQSISSVEDGISDQNESKNNLGEIEGLEKNSQFKRLPIDEAIEVYESCYTGKPPSLIFNSNLYNGHFNKAYGYGRHEKPIPCRTTCCIVQ; encoded by the exons ATGCAGTGGCgacaaaagaagaaaatcaaCCGTGTGATTGGCTCAGCCCATCACGTTCTTCTAATAGCGAGGTACCAATACG ACTGTCCATCAGCACCGCCGGGTGACGACGACGACGAGGATTCTTCACGCAAGCCCAGAGAAAAcagtacaaaaaataatccCCAAAGTACACACAAGTCGTCGCACTCCAGATCTTCGGAGCAAAAGAATGGAACAACTGAAAATGGAGTGGCTAATCGAAATTCCGGTGGTGCGTCGTCGCCTTCAAGATCATCCCAGCCAAAAATTATCTTCGACGAGAATGAGTACACGCGAATTACAACTCCTCGGCAGGATGTCCTCTTCAAGAAGGGATACCTGGCTCGCAAGAAAGTCTGGTCGGGCAACAATGCCAGCACCAGTGCAACTCCTTCGACCACTGAGAGCCAGTCGGCTTCTCACTCCACTGCTG atttattaaCACCGGCAGACGGTAGTGAGACCACCGAGGACCCCCAGTTGCTCGACTACCGTGAAAACGGCCTTGAGGAATTATCAAATGCTGAACAGACCGTCCAGATGAGCTATGGAACTTTTTACGATCATGCCAGTGGTTATTATTACGAGTACCCGGTGATGGTCGTTGGACCCCCGATGCCCGGGCCGCCTATGCATAATCTTCTGGCTGCTATGCCCTGCGAGGCGGTTCCTCTTCGGCCGATTGAGTGGGTCAATCCTGCTTTTGTGCCGAAATACGAGCAGAATTACTGTCTTGTTGATTAtcag aATCCACAAGTAGACCATCAATTGCCAGCGACGATCGATGAAAACGGAGTGGCTCCAGCTGCCGCGGAATACACTAACGGTGATGAGCCAGTAGAAAACGGAAACGGCAGTGCAAGTTGGCCCGAAAGTACTGCTGGTGAAGAGCCCGTGAACGGTGACGAGCAGCAGCTAAGCCAAAGCTTGTCAACTGAAGATCAACCTCAAGATCCTCCGCAGGAGCCGCAAAATTACGAGCCAGTGATAGTAGACGGCAGCTTCCCCAACGAACCGTGTCTGGAGACCGTCCTTGCTCAGCAATTACATGTGTCACATGTGGGACCGCCTGTACCACAACCTTACATGTACCCCGGTCACTATATGTTTGGTCCAGCGCTCATAAATGTCAACG gtATGACAATGCAGAGCGGACCAATGATGAGGACGACCGAAATGAATGCTACGACGGCATTTACCAGACGCAGAAAAAAGAAGAAACTAAGCAAGAGAAAACTAAGACGACCTCTTGGTCTG GATAACAGTGAGAATTGCGgacaagaagaagaagaagactATAGTTCAGAGGCTGACAATAATGGAGTCCAAGCTTCATCTTGTCTAAACAACAGTTTTGTTCCTACTAGCAGTCGTCCATTGAACCCAAATTGTAAAGAGTTTGAGTTTAAGCCTGCAAAAAATAGCCCACCAGTAACATCCAATAATTCGGTAGCTTCcgatttaaaacaaaattcaatagatCTGACATTAAATAGCAAGCCAACAACTCCAGAAAGCAATTCAATTACACCAACTGAGTCACCGGCAATTGTAACAAACATCGAGTACGCAACGGAGGCTATTGCTAATGAATCAGCCCAAAAAAACGGCCTCGCTAATGGTAAAATAAATGGTAATATTAATGGTAATGAAATTCAAGAAACAGAGATTGGAATTGAAGCTACTTGTGCTGAATTCAATGATATTATTGAGAAGCTTGAGGATAATTCCACGGATTATAGTATACTGATTCAAGATCCGGTGGATTCGATTGTGCCAAACGGAAATGAAGACTGTGACCGACTGTCGAACGGTACTGTTAAGTCAGGAACAAATGACTCAAATGAAACGACGCCTGTGATCGAGCTACTCAATAAAGCTAAAGCTAAAGTTAAAACTAAAGCTAAAGCTAAAGAAAATTTACCGAAAAACAACGtgcctaaaaataataagaagtATAACAAAAGTACAAAATTGGTCCGCGAGCCGACCCCCGGCccagataataataatcacttTGAAGAAGAGCACCCTAGCACCTCCGAATTGGAAACTGACCTCGAAACTCACGTTGAGGGGGTCCCCATGGGGATCGATGCGATTGAAGCTCAACTTAATGCTGATACCTCCAACGAGGATTCGGGATTTGAAAGTCAAACTAGGTTCTCCAGCAACCACCCGATTACTGACGCAGTTACTCAGTGGCTGAGACGCGCCAACTCGCCTGAATTATTTGTTACggtaaattgtaataataataataataatgaagacAGCGAGATGGAGGACGACGAGTTGGATGACAGCGAGCCGCCAAAAAACTTGCAGGGCAACCCCATGCCTGCACTATCTGCTAATAGCAACGCGAACGACGTTAAGTCGTCGCGTTTGGCTAGCTGCGGCGAATTCGCAAGCAAGAAGGGAAAATCTAGGAGTAAGAGCAAGAAGATATTTTGTAATGCCAAAAATTATGGAGATCGTCAACAGcggaagaaaaaaaagcttCTAGGTAATTATTCTTGCAAAGAATTAACTGGTACTTGCGAATTCACGGAGAAGGATAGCGATGCGGGTATGAGGGTTGCCAATAACTCTCGGATAATTAATACGGATAATAAGGAAGTTTTAG GTGATGAATCTAGTCCTGAGGTTGATGCTCAGAAGATCAATGTTGATTTAGTAAAGACTTTTCAACAGGGAGAGATTGTTGTGTCTATTGATGGTAAATTATTGTCCACTACTATTTGTGGTGCTgctgtaattaataataatattgatgatgatgatgataataataataaagaagaaaattgcAGACAATCGGTCGATAGAATTAATTCTATTGGGAGTATTGAGGAACCGGATATGCTCGAATTCTGGGAGTCGGAAAAATTAGAACCGTTTgttcttaataataatgatgaaaatGATGATGTTGAGAAGAAAAAAGATGATGATAGCAAGTCTTGCATTAAAGTCGATCCAGTAAGCTTAGATATTGTTAGAAAGTATTATAGACTAGCACGAGGAAGTGTTCAGAGTATCTCCAGCGTCGAGGATGGCATCAGTGATCAAAATGAATCTAAGAATAATTTGGGGGAAATTGagggacttgaaaaaaattcacaatttaAAAGACTACCCATTGACGAAGCTATTGAGGTTTATGAAAGCTGCTACACTGGTAAGCCACCTTCGTTGATTTTCAACTCGAATTTATACAATGGTCATTTTAATAAGGCTTACGGGTATGGCCGACACGAAAAACCGATTCCATGCAGGACTACTTGTTGTATTGTTCAATAA